Proteins from a single region of Plasmodium gaboni strain SY75 chromosome 2, whole genome shotgun sequence:
- a CDS encoding putative DnaJ protein translates to MYNITFICGMPYMFTMVVCVNKLYSFFAYEFDERHQRNLYEIEYLIKNKESYSLEKSDSSKIDNYDEPIENVPYIDEDIEDNYVDELNELIEINEEDISSEMNKSDPLNDLTKSDGFNNISESYKREGSESKYVSNISEKEMAFQDNCRKSSHNKKKGYSLEEELEKLYRIALNNSNLSNKNEKNKNNKNLNDTNIINNTNICVDYTYYDILNISENSKLEEIKKKYYEVASKYHPEKNIGNDKYVKKFELINKAYQILSNEEMRRKYNRVGPSKMNNKNLIDPFVLFMLSYMSINMSEYVGKLKIEYLIEESFETNSNFYDLLLSNKIMNNYLDVEQKIREVELALLLRDRLEKYLECDENCIVPIENNIRTILEYSFSFSIMNYIGWLYEYFSRIYMGYNIELSLMNENKGIMENVFRNIVKKEINKNSLNKNIVNITKVSDDSRIIDQKDYNNEDFKNCTVLFNHIISNNENNKNLDDMTRNILILIILDIKLIIKKAVERVLCDKGVSVSTRKKRAKGLMSLGKEIQNCTKEIEDKGHKIINKNTNILDSIIEDIKKYMEIDKMNFLKEKGRREIDRIFCFVGNNIYRNKMKRNINEKLKLVKFLKYMINSKEE, encoded by the exons atgtataatattacattCATATGTGGAATGCCATATATGTTTACGATG GTTGTGTGTGtgaataaattatattccttttttgCATATGAATTCGATGAAAGACATCAAAGAAATTTGTATGAAATagaatatttaattaaaaataaagaatcATATTCCTTAGAAAAAAGTGATTCCTCAAAAATAGATAATTATGATGAGCCTATTGAGAATGTACCTTATATTGATGAAGATATAGAAGATAATTATGTAGATGAATTAAACGAATTAATTgaaataaatgaagaagataTATCTAGTGAAATGAATAAAAGTGATCCATTAAATGATTTGACAAAATCAGATGgatttaataatataagcGAATCATATAAGAGGGAAGGTAGTGAAAGTAAATATGTTTCAAATATATCAGAAAAGGAAATGGCATTTCAAGATAATTGTAGAAAATCTTCccataataaaaagaaaggATATTCTTTAGAAGAAGaattagaaaaattatatagaattgcattaaataatagtaatttaagtaataaaaatgaaaaaaataaaaataataaaaatttaaatgatacaaatataattaataatacaaaCATATGTGTTGATTACAcatattatgatatattaaatataagtGAAAATTCTAAATTagaagaaattaaaaaaaaatattatgaagTAGCTTCAAAATATCATCcagaaaaaaatattggaaatgataaatatgttaaaaaatttGAACTAATAAATAAAGCATACCAAATATTAAGTAATGAAGAAATgagaagaaaatataatagaGTTGGACCTTctaaaatgaataataaaaatttaatagatccgtttgtattatttatgttatCCTATATGTCAATAAATATGAGTGAATATGTTGgtaaattaaaaatagaaTACCTTATTGAAGAGTCATTTGAGACGAATTCAAACTTTTATGAtctattattatcaaataaaattatgaatAACTATTTAGATGtagaacaaaaaataaGAGAAGTTGAATTAGCCTTATTATTAAGAGATAGattagaaaaatatttagaATGTGATGAAAATTGTATTGTACcaatagaaaataatattagaACAATTCTTGaatattctttttcattttctataatgaattatataggatggttatatgaatatttcTCTAGAATATATATGGGCTATAATATAGAATTATCTTTAatgaatgaaaataaaGGAATAATGGAAAATGTGTTTAGAAATATAGttaaaaaggaaataaataaaaattcattaaataaaaacattgTGAATATAACAAAAGTTTCAGATGATTCTAGGATTATAGATCAAAAGGACtataataatgaagatTTTAAGAATTGCACTGTTTTATttaatcatattatatcaaataatgagaataataaaaatttagaCGATATGACAAGAAACATACTTATATTAATCATATtagatataaaattaataataaaaaaagcTGTTGAAAGGGTTTTATGCGATAAAGGAGTAAGTGTATCAACTAGGAAAAAACGAGCAAAAGGTTTGATGAGTTTGGGGAAGGAAATACAAAATTGTACGAAAGAAATAGAGGACAAGGGTCATAAGattataaataagaatacaaatattttagATAGTATAATTGaggatataaaaaaatatatggaaatagataaaatgaattttttaaaagaaaaaggGCGAAGAGAAATAGATAGGATATTTTGTTTTGTaggaaataatatataccgtaataaaatgaaacgtaatataaatgaaaagTTGAAGCTAgtaaaatttttaaaatatatgattaatTCAAAGGAAGAgtaa